The following are encoded in a window of Blattabacterium cuenoti genomic DNA:
- a CDS encoding superoxide dismutase, protein MSFKLPKLSYSYKDLEPYIDKKTMEIHYTKHHAGYTNNLNKAIEKTDLTHLSIEEILRRSHIEKQIVRNNGGGFYNHNFFWEILIPHLDYISPSKYLKSVIEKDFKSFDSFKEKFTSIAMNHFGSGWTWLCVKEKKLTICSTANQDNPIMIGIGCEGVPILGLDVWEHAYYLQYQNRRADYISSFWNIINWKKVEKNHKDAIEK, encoded by the coding sequence ATGTCATTCAAACTTCCAAAATTATCCTATTCTTATAAGGATCTAGAACCTTATATAGATAAAAAAACTATGGAGATTCATTATACAAAACATCATGCAGGATATACTAATAATTTAAATAAAGCTATTGAAAAAACAGATCTTACACATCTTTCTATAGAAGAAATTCTGCGAAGATCTCATATTGAAAAACAAATAGTACGTAATAATGGTGGAGGTTTTTATAATCATAATTTTTTTTGGGAAATATTGATTCCTCATTTAGATTATATTTCTCCAAGTAAGTATCTAAAAAGCGTCATTGAAAAAGATTTTAAGTCCTTTGACTCTTTTAAAGAAAAATTTACCTCTATTGCTATGAATCATTTTGGTTCTGGATGGACTTGGTTATGTGTAAAAGAAAAAAAATTAACTATCTGTTCTACAGCTAATCAAGACAATCCTATCATGATAGGAATAGGGTGCGAAGGAGTTCCAATATTAGGATTAGATGTTTGGGAACATGCCTATTATCTTCAATACCAAAACCGTCGTGCTGATTATATCTCTTCTTTTTGGAATATTATTAACTGGAAAAAAGTAGAAAAAAATCACAAAGATGCTATAGAAAAATAG
- a CDS encoding RpiB/LacA/LacB family sugar-phosphate isomerase gives MRIAIGSDHTGINYKSMIISFLVNQDYYIKDFGFSIYGKKVDYPDFIHPTAESVDKGKMDFGIILCGSGNGAAMTANKYKKIRAALVWNKEVAFLARKHNNANVLSLPARFLESKKEVLEIVEMFLTTDFEGGRHKIRIEKIPIK, from the coding sequence ATGAGAATAGCCATAGGATCTGATCATACAGGAATAAATTATAAATCTATGATAATTAGCTTTTTGGTGAATCAGGATTATTATATAAAGGATTTTGGTTTTTCTATCTATGGAAAGAAAGTAGATTATCCAGATTTTATTCATCCTACTGCGGAATCAGTAGATAAAGGAAAAATGGATTTTGGAATTATTCTTTGTGGAAGCGGAAATGGAGCAGCTATGACTGCTAATAAATATAAAAAAATACGTGCGGCATTAGTGTGGAATAAAGAAGTCGCATTTTTAGCAAGAAAACACAATAATGCTAACGTGTTAAGTTTGCCTGCGCGTTTTTTAGAAAGTAAAAAAGAGGTTTTAGAAATAGTAGAAATGTTTTTGACAACGGATTTTGAAGGTGGAAGACATAAAATAAGGATAGAAAAAATTCCAATAAAATAA
- the folB gene encoding dihydroneopterin aldolase, giving the protein MGKILVENIRLFGFHGCMPEEATLGSYYTVNLEVELDLYKASISDDLSKTIDYVHLYRIVKEEMAINSKLLEHLAQRIIQRIKKHRIDLVKSTRIKICKENPPLQSRVDRVCIVLDG; this is encoded by the coding sequence ATGGGAAAGATCCTTGTTGAAAATATTAGATTATTTGGATTTCACGGATGCATGCCAGAAGAAGCGACTTTAGGATCATATTATACGGTAAATCTAGAAGTTGAACTAGATCTTTATAAAGCTTCAATTAGTGACGATTTATCAAAAACTATTGACTATGTACATTTGTATCGCATTGTAAAAGAAGAAATGGCAATTAATTCAAAATTATTAGAACATTTAGCTCAAAGAATCATTCAAAGAATCAAAAAACATAGAATAGATTTGGTAAAATCAACAAGAATAAAAATTTGCAAAGAAAATCCCCCTCTACAAAGCCGTGTGGATAGAGTTTGTATTGTTTTGGATGGATGA
- the gmk gene encoding guanylate kinase produces MKKGKIIILSGPSGSGKTTISKHLLSKITELKFSVSCTTRSIRNKEKHGIDYYFISMKKFISKIKKYQFAEWEEVYPKLFYGTLKSEISKIWDENKHILFDVDVKGGLHLKKLYPNNSLSIFVLVHSIEILKKRLLKRNQENFSKIKTRLEKANIELKYANLFDITLLNINLYQTKKKALHLVSDFIHNRG; encoded by the coding sequence ATGAAAAAAGGAAAGATAATTATTTTATCAGGTCCTTCAGGATCTGGAAAAACTACTATTTCAAAACATCTACTCTCAAAAATTACAGAATTAAAATTTTCTGTTTCATGCACTACGCGTTCTATAAGAAATAAAGAAAAACATGGGATAGACTATTATTTTATTTCTATGAAAAAATTTATTTCTAAAATAAAAAAGTATCAGTTTGCAGAATGGGAAGAAGTTTATCCAAAACTATTCTATGGAACCTTAAAAAGCGAAATATCTAAAATATGGGACGAAAATAAACATATTTTATTTGATGTAGATGTGAAAGGGGGATTACATTTAAAAAAACTATATCCGAATAATTCTCTATCTATATTTGTTTTGGTTCATTCCATAGAAATCTTAAAAAAAAGATTATTGAAAAGAAATCAAGAAAATTTTTCTAAGATAAAAACACGTTTAGAGAAAGCGAATATAGAATTGAAATATGCAAATTTATTTGATATTACATTACTAAACATTAATTTGTATCAAACAAAGAAAAAAGCTCTCCATCTAGTATCAGACTTTATTCATAATCGGGGTTGA
- a CDS encoding aspartate-semialdehyde dehydrogenase has product MKLGIVGVTGMVGRVMMEVLETRNLPIEKLYLCASEKSVGKEFFFLKKKYPIIGIQNLILKKPDVVLFSAGSSVSKEWAPKFTKIGTTVIDNSSAWRMDPNKKLIVPEINISSLSKKDKIIANPNCSTIQLVMILYPLHLEYGINRVIVSTYQSVTGTGKKAVDQLNSEKKSLMTYKKVYPYPIYQNVLPHCDSFGENGYTIEEIKLMRETKKIINDQNIAITATAVRVPVIGGHSESVNVTFKREPNIDRIYQIFSEKKGIVVQDDPKKNIYPMPLLAHGKDEVFVGRIRKDYSYSNSLNFWIVADNLRKGAATNAIQIAEFLIEKKYI; this is encoded by the coding sequence ATGAAACTAGGAATAGTAGGTGTGACAGGAATGGTAGGACGTGTTATGATGGAAGTTTTAGAAACTAGAAATCTTCCAATAGAAAAATTATATCTATGTGCTTCCGAAAAATCAGTAGGGAAAGAATTTTTTTTTTTGAAAAAAAAATATCCAATAATTGGAATTCAAAATTTGATTTTAAAAAAACCTGATGTTGTTTTATTTTCAGCTGGATCTTCTGTTTCCAAAGAATGGGCTCCTAAGTTTACAAAAATAGGGACTACTGTAATAGATAATTCTTCTGCATGGAGAATGGATCCTAATAAAAAGTTAATTGTTCCTGAAATTAACATATCTTCTTTATCTAAAAAAGATAAGATCATAGCTAATCCAAATTGTTCTACGATACAACTAGTTATGATTTTATATCCTTTGCATTTGGAGTATGGAATAAATCGTGTTATTGTGTCTACCTATCAATCTGTGACAGGTACAGGAAAAAAAGCTGTAGATCAATTAAATAGTGAAAAAAAATCATTAATGACTTATAAAAAAGTATATCCATATCCTATTTATCAAAATGTCTTACCACATTGTGATTCTTTTGGAGAAAATGGCTATACCATAGAAGAAATTAAGCTAATGAGAGAGACAAAAAAAATCATAAATGATCAGAACATAGCTATCACAGCCACGGCAGTACGTGTTCCTGTTATAGGTGGACACTCGGAAAGTGTGAATGTGACGTTTAAAAGAGAGCCTAATATTGATCGTATTTATCAAATTTTTTCTGAAAAAAAAGGAATTGTAGTTCAAGATGATCCGAAAAAAAATATTTACCCTATGCCATTATTGGCTCATGGAAAAGATGAAGTTTTTGTTGGACGTATTCGTAAAGATTATTCTTATTCAAATTCTCTAAATTTTTGGATTGTTGCAGACAATTTGCGAAAAGGAGCAGCTACAAATGCAATACAAATAGCGGAATTTTTGATTGAAAAAAAATATATTTAG
- a CDS encoding phosphoglycerate kinase: MIENIKTVSDLNFKNKIALVRVDFNVPVNNQSYKIIDDTRILYSIPTIQKIISDSGKVVLMSHFGRPKGKYSKIYSLRFIISYLSKKLKIPIKFSETCIGKAVEKKISELKNGEILLLENIRFYKEEEEGNENFAFKLSKLGDIYVNDAFGVSHRSHASISIVPKFFGEKKCIGFLMKKEIQSLKKVLEKGRAPITILLGGAKISSKIAIIENMINLVDYLLIGGAMSYPFIKAQGGKVGNSLVDEYNDLKVLKKIIEQYKKQKKTKILFPKDVIIADSFKNYAQTKIVSIHSIPDGWMGLDIGPTSIKNFCEIINYSRTILWNGPLGVFEFQNFSSGTTSIAKSIVKSTEHGAFSLVGGGDTIAALKIKKYENKISYLSTGGGAMLESLKNKMLPGIKAIIS; encoded by the coding sequence ATGATAGAGAATATAAAAACCGTAAGTGATTTAAATTTTAAAAATAAAATAGCTTTAGTAAGAGTAGATTTTAATGTTCCTGTTAATAATCAATCTTATAAAATTATTGATGATACGCGCATTCTATATAGTATTCCTACTATTCAAAAAATAATTTCTGATTCTGGAAAAGTGGTTCTTATGTCTCATTTTGGAAGACCAAAAGGAAAATATTCCAAAATTTATTCCTTAAGATTCATCATTTCTTATTTATCAAAAAAATTAAAAATCCCTATAAAATTTTCTGAAACTTGTATAGGAAAAGCGGTAGAAAAAAAAATTTCTGAATTAAAAAATGGAGAAATTTTACTGTTAGAAAACATTCGTTTTTACAAAGAAGAAGAGGAAGGAAATGAAAATTTTGCTTTCAAATTATCCAAACTTGGAGATATTTATGTCAACGATGCTTTTGGAGTTTCTCATCGATCACATGCCTCCATTAGCATAGTGCCTAAATTTTTTGGAGAAAAAAAATGTATAGGGTTTCTTATGAAAAAAGAAATTCAATCATTAAAAAAAGTTTTAGAAAAAGGAAGAGCCCCCATTACAATTTTATTAGGAGGAGCAAAAATTTCTTCTAAAATAGCTATCATTGAAAATATGATTAACTTAGTAGATTACTTATTGATAGGTGGGGCAATGTCTTATCCTTTTATTAAAGCCCAAGGAGGAAAAGTAGGGAATTCCCTTGTGGACGAATATAATGATCTAAAAGTTTTGAAAAAAATTATTGAGCAATATAAAAAACAAAAGAAAACAAAAATTCTTTTCCCAAAAGATGTGATTATCGCCGATTCTTTTAAAAACTATGCTCAAACTAAAATCGTTTCTATTCATTCTATTCCGGATGGTTGGATGGGATTGGATATAGGTCCTACATCTATAAAAAATTTTTGCGAAATCATAAATTATTCTCGTACAATTCTTTGGAATGGGCCATTAGGAGTTTTTGAATTTCAAAATTTTTCTTCAGGAACTACTTCCATAGCAAAATCTATCGTAAAATCTACTGAACATGGAGCATTTTCCTTAGTTGGAGGTGGAGATACTATTGCTGCATTAAAAATAAAAAAATATGAAAATAAAATTAGTTATTTATCTACTGGTGGAGGAGCAATGTTAGAAAGTTTAAAAAATAAAATGCTTCCTGGAATAAAAGCAATAATTTCATAG
- a CDS encoding polyprenyl synthetase family protein, giving the protein MKKILEKVKGSINEEMKAFEKQFNTIIKSNVPLVNKITHYIVHRKGKQIRPMFVFLIAKMLGTIQKKTYHTASLIELIHTATLVHDDVIDNSYLRRGSFSINAIWKNKIAVLVGDYLLSKSLLLATENNYHDLLKIICRTIKDMSEGELLQMEKSKKLDITERIYNQIIYHKTASLIAASCEGGARSVNANENIALKMRKFGGLTGIAFQIKDDLFDYNESNENLTGKPIGIDFREKKMTLPLIYAIQKASQNDQKWILNSIKNYDEKKRHQIIDYVKKYGGIEYAIQKMIRIRNNALKILDPYPDSTIKKSLKTMVNFIIERNI; this is encoded by the coding sequence ATGAAGAAAATACTTGAAAAAGTTAAAGGATCTATAAATGAAGAAATGAAAGCTTTTGAAAAACAATTTAATACCATTATAAAAAGTAATGTACCTCTTGTGAATAAAATCACACATTATATTGTTCATAGGAAAGGGAAACAAATTCGACCTATGTTTGTCTTTCTCATTGCAAAAATGTTAGGAACTATTCAAAAAAAAACCTATCATACAGCCTCTTTAATAGAATTAATACATACCGCCACTCTCGTTCATGATGATGTAATCGATAATAGCTATCTTCGTCGTGGTTCTTTTTCTATAAATGCTATATGGAAAAACAAAATAGCTGTTTTAGTAGGAGATTACTTACTTTCTAAAAGTCTTTTATTAGCTACAGAAAATAATTATCATGACCTACTAAAAATTATTTGTAGAACCATTAAAGATATGAGCGAAGGAGAATTGTTACAAATGGAAAAATCTAAAAAACTTGATATCACTGAAAGAATTTATAATCAAATTATTTATCATAAGACTGCTAGTCTAATTGCAGCTTCTTGTGAAGGAGGTGCTCGTTCAGTAAATGCCAATGAAAATATCGCATTAAAAATGCGAAAGTTTGGAGGATTAACTGGGATAGCTTTTCAAATAAAAGATGATTTATTTGATTACAATGAATCTAATGAAAATTTAACAGGAAAACCTATTGGAATTGATTTTAGAGAAAAAAAAATGACCCTTCCACTGATTTACGCAATTCAAAAAGCATCTCAAAATGATCAAAAATGGATATTAAATTCTATAAAAAATTATGATGAAAAAAAAAGACATCAAATTATTGATTATGTGAAAAAATATGGAGGCATAGAATATGCCATTCAAAAAATGATAAGAATACGTAATAATGCATTAAAAATATTAGATCCTTATCCAGATAGTACAATAAAAAAATCTTTAAAAACAATGGTAAATTTTATTATTGAAAGGAATATCTAA
- the topA gene encoding type I DNA topoisomerase, whose product MKKNLVIVESPTKANTIQLFLGKEFYVVSSYGHLIDLPEKKIGIDIKKNFMPNYVILSKKRKIVQNLKTLIKDFNLIWLASDEDREGEAIAYQIYKILNIPSEKFRRIVFHEITKKAILHAIKNPRLIDYNLVHAQQARRILDRLVGFQLSPILWKKINAGLSAGRVQSAALRLIVEREKNIQNFIPNSGYQIFGIFTNKNKITINAKLEKKIEGEIKMKKILQSCIDSSFFIKKIVTKQEKKTPPPPFTTASLQQEACKKLNFSISKTMFLAQKLYEKGYITYIRTDSTSLSKDILSEIKNYILSSYGKSYFSPKEFLSKKKFSQEAHEAIHPTDIGKNSLEDLDTYEKILYKFIWERTIIGQMTDANIEKKNFYIQSSNFEISFVFTEKTIIFDGFMKIYGGDNLEKKETNLSKIQKGTLLQKEKITAKQIFTKHLPRYNEASLVKNLEKLGIGRPSTYVPIISTIQKRNYVNLQKSIKKKEYRKSFILNEKNIIIEKKNEITEIEKNKFIPTEIGILTTNFLKKNFHEIVDYDFTANLEKEFDNIAKGEVSWKKIIKNFYDGFHKKIEYVEKNVEKVHKKRFLGIDPISKKKIFSQVARFGPIVQMGEFKNKEKPKFSPLLISQKIDTISLKIALKLLELPKSLGVFEEEEVLLRVNKYNVYIRHKNKSIPIEEKMFFNSFHLKDAIDVIKKNRKK is encoded by the coding sequence ATGAAAAAAAACTTAGTTATTGTTGAATCTCCCACTAAAGCTAATACCATACAACTGTTTCTTGGAAAAGAATTTTATGTAGTTTCAAGTTACGGACATTTAATAGATCTTCCAGAAAAAAAAATAGGCATCGATATAAAAAAAAATTTTATGCCTAATTATGTAATTCTCTCTAAGAAAAGAAAAATAGTTCAAAACTTAAAAACATTAATAAAAGATTTCAATTTAATTTGGTTAGCTTCCGATGAAGATCGTGAAGGAGAAGCCATTGCTTATCAAATTTATAAAATCCTAAATATTCCTTCTGAAAAATTTAGAAGAATAGTCTTTCATGAGATTACAAAAAAAGCTATTCTACATGCCATCAAAAATCCTAGATTAATTGATTATAATTTGGTTCACGCACAACAAGCAAGACGAATTTTAGATCGATTAGTAGGATTTCAATTATCTCCTATTTTATGGAAAAAAATTAACGCTGGACTTTCTGCGGGAAGAGTCCAATCTGCAGCACTTAGACTTATAGTAGAAAGAGAGAAAAATATTCAAAATTTTATTCCGAATTCTGGATATCAAATATTTGGAATATTCACTAATAAGAATAAAATAACTATCAATGCAAAATTGGAAAAAAAAATAGAAGGAGAAATAAAAATGAAAAAAATTTTACAATCATGTATTGATTCCTCTTTTTTTATTAAAAAAATTGTTACTAAACAAGAAAAAAAAACGCCCCCACCTCCATTTACAACTGCTTCTTTACAACAAGAAGCATGTAAAAAATTAAATTTTTCTATATCCAAAACTATGTTTTTGGCACAAAAATTATATGAAAAAGGATACATTACATATATACGTACAGATAGCACTAGTCTATCCAAAGATATTTTGTCAGAAATAAAAAACTATATTCTTTCTTCATATGGAAAATCATATTTCTCTCCAAAAGAGTTTTTATCTAAAAAAAAATTTTCTCAAGAAGCTCATGAAGCTATTCACCCCACAGATATAGGAAAAAATTCTTTGGAAGATCTCGATACATATGAAAAAATCCTTTATAAATTCATATGGGAAAGAACTATAATAGGACAGATGACGGATGCAAATATTGAAAAAAAAAATTTTTATATTCAATCTTCAAATTTTGAGATTTCTTTTGTTTTTACCGAAAAAACTATCATATTCGATGGATTTATGAAAATCTATGGGGGGGATAATCTTGAAAAAAAAGAAACAAATTTATCAAAAATCCAAAAAGGAACTCTTTTACAAAAAGAAAAAATTACAGCAAAACAAATTTTTACAAAACATTTACCCAGATATAACGAAGCTTCTTTAGTAAAAAATTTAGAAAAACTAGGAATAGGTAGACCCTCTACTTATGTTCCTATCATTTCTACTATCCAAAAAAGAAACTATGTCAATCTACAAAAGTCTATTAAGAAAAAAGAATATCGAAAATCATTCATTCTGAATGAGAAGAATATAATCATTGAAAAAAAAAATGAAATTACAGAAATAGAAAAAAATAAATTTATTCCAACTGAAATAGGTATTCTAACTACTAATTTCTTGAAAAAAAATTTTCACGAAATTGTGGACTATGATTTTACAGCAAATTTAGAAAAAGAATTTGATAACATAGCGAAAGGAGAAGTTTCTTGGAAAAAAATCATAAAAAATTTTTATGATGGATTTCATAAAAAAATAGAATACGTTGAAAAAAACGTGGAAAAAGTTCATAAAAAACGTTTTTTGGGGATAGATCCCATATCTAAAAAAAAAATATTTTCCCAAGTAGCGCGATTTGGACCCATTGTTCAAATGGGAGAATTTAAAAACAAAGAAAAACCTAAATTTTCTCCATTACTCATTAGTCAAAAAATCGATACAATTTCCTTAAAAATTGCATTAAAACTTCTAGAATTGCCTAAATCTTTAGGAGTTTTTGAAGAAGAAGAAGTCTTATTAAGAGTAAACAAGTATAATGTCTATATTAGACATAAAAATAAATCCATTCCAATTGAAGAAAAAATGTTTTTTAACTCCTTCCATTTAAAAGATGCTATTGATGTAATAAAAAAAAATAGAAAGAAATAA
- the queA gene encoding tRNA preQ1(34) S-adenosylmethionine ribosyltransferase-isomerase QueA, protein MRTSDFDFGLPLDLLANQPTEQRDESRLMIIDRKSKDIKHKIFKDLYQYFEEGDTIIFNNTKVFPARLFGNKEKTEAKIEVFLLRELDPIDRTWDVLVDPARKVRVGNKLNFGHGLTGEVIDNTTSRGRILQLHFRGTHKELIKKIKEIGKTPLPKYIQRLPDKNDEERYQTIYAKEEGSVAAPTAGLHFSKHLLKKLEIKGINLVEITLHLGLGSFLPVEVEDISKHKMDSEKCFIKKETCDIVNNSILQKKRICAVGTSSMRAIESSVSSNKHLNPFFGWTNKFIFPPYNFSIANSMITNFHMPKSTLLMMTVAFTGYDLLMRAYQIATKEKYRFYSYGDSMLIL, encoded by the coding sequence ATGAGAACTTCAGATTTCGATTTTGGTCTTCCATTAGACCTTTTAGCTAATCAACCTACTGAGCAGAGAGATGAATCTAGGTTAATGATTATAGATAGAAAAAGTAAGGACATCAAACATAAAATTTTTAAAGATTTATATCAGTATTTTGAAGAAGGTGATACTATTATTTTTAACAATACAAAAGTATTTCCTGCAAGACTATTCGGAAATAAAGAAAAAACAGAAGCAAAAATAGAAGTTTTCTTACTTAGAGAATTAGATCCAATAGATAGAACTTGGGACGTATTAGTTGATCCAGCAAGAAAAGTTAGAGTAGGAAATAAATTAAACTTTGGACATGGATTGACAGGAGAAGTTATAGATAATACAACTTCTAGAGGAAGAATATTACAACTTCATTTCAGGGGAACACATAAAGAACTCATAAAAAAAATTAAAGAAATAGGAAAAACTCCTTTACCAAAATACATCCAAAGATTACCGGATAAAAATGATGAAGAAAGATATCAAACTATTTATGCAAAAGAAGAAGGATCTGTAGCAGCTCCTACAGCAGGATTACATTTCTCAAAACACTTATTAAAAAAATTAGAAATAAAAGGAATAAATTTGGTAGAAATCACTTTACATCTTGGATTAGGAAGTTTTTTACCCGTAGAAGTAGAAGATATATCTAAACATAAAATGGATTCTGAAAAATGTTTCATAAAAAAAGAAACATGCGATATTGTTAACAATAGCATTTTACAAAAAAAACGTATATGTGCTGTTGGAACTTCGTCCATGCGTGCTATAGAAAGTTCTGTATCTTCTAATAAACATTTAAATCCTTTTTTTGGATGGACCAATAAATTTATTTTTCCTCCTTACAATTTCAGTATAGCCAATTCGATGATTACAAATTTTCATATGCCAAAATCAACTTTATTGATGATGACAGTAGCATTTACTGGATATGATCTTCTTATGAGAGCGTATCAAATAGCTACAAAAGAAAAATATAGATTTTATTCCTACGGAGATTCCATGCTAATTTTGTAA
- a CDS encoding uroporphyrinogen-III synthase, with protein MKINNILISQAFTSSNSPYIELSKNENVKIDFRSFIEVKGASSTDVRKQKINFSEFTVVLFISKKSIDHYFRLAESMRFKVPISMKYVCQTSAIANYLQKYIVYRKRKIHIGKKSFQDILPYIKKHSKEKFLLPSSDILKQEIPKILNKLNVFWKRAILYKTTSSDLSDLKSIYYDILVFFSPACIKSLVENFPKFDQNNIKIATFGKNTLEEAYKAGLKIEIKVPTPKYPSMAKALEKYIQEYR; from the coding sequence ATGAAGATTAATAATATTCTCATTTCACAAGCATTTACAAGTTCAAATTCTCCCTATATAGAACTCAGCAAAAATGAAAATGTAAAAATAGATTTTAGATCTTTCATAGAAGTAAAAGGAGCATCATCTACTGATGTAAGAAAACAGAAAATAAATTTTTCTGAATTTACTGTAGTTCTTTTTATAAGCAAAAAATCCATAGATCATTATTTTAGATTGGCAGAATCAATGCGCTTCAAAGTTCCTATTTCTATGAAATATGTTTGTCAAACTTCAGCTATAGCCAATTACCTACAAAAGTATATAGTGTACAGAAAAAGAAAAATACACATTGGAAAAAAATCCTTTCAAGACATTCTACCTTACATAAAGAAACATTCAAAAGAAAAATTTCTTTTACCCTCTTCAGATATATTAAAACAAGAAATACCAAAAATTCTGAATAAACTCAATGTTTTTTGGAAAAGAGCTATTTTATACAAAACTACTTCTAGCGATTTATCTGATTTGAAGAGTATTTATTATGATATCTTAGTTTTTTTTAGTCCAGCATGTATAAAATCTTTAGTTGAAAACTTTCCTAAGTTTGATCAAAACAACATAAAAATCGCAACTTTTGGTAAAAATACTTTAGAGGAAGCTTATAAAGCCGGATTAAAAATAGAAATCAAAGTTCCAACCCCAAAATATCCTTCTATGGCTAAAGCTTTAGAAAAATACATACAGGAATATCGTTAG
- the rsmI gene encoding 16S rRNA (cytidine(1402)-2'-O)-methyltransferase gives MLYIVPTPIGNREDFTFRSLRILNEVDFILVENKKISKRLLNFYNIKTHIKTYHAYNEHKMIPSILEKIKKGKKLALISSAGTPSISDPGFLLIKSCIKASISIECLPGPTAIIPAIVISGFPINEFTFVGFLPKKKRKIQLSNLSKYNRTIILYESPHRLLRTLNDLKDFFGLKRKIVICKEISKMFQETLRGTIEDMILHYENIKKVLGEYVIIIDRKL, from the coding sequence ATGCTGTATATAGTTCCTACCCCTATAGGAAATAGAGAAGATTTCACCTTTAGAAGTTTACGTATATTAAATGAGGTGGATTTTATTTTAGTAGAAAATAAGAAAATTTCTAAAAGGTTATTGAATTTCTATAATATTAAAACCCATATAAAAACTTATCATGCATATAACGAACATAAAATGATTCCTTCTATTTTGGAAAAAATAAAAAAAGGAAAAAAATTGGCATTAATTTCCAGTGCAGGCACTCCAAGTATATCAGATCCAGGATTTCTCCTTATTAAATCCTGTATTAAAGCTTCTATTTCCATAGAATGTTTACCTGGACCAACAGCCATTATCCCAGCTATAGTAATTTCTGGATTCCCTATTAATGAGTTTACTTTTGTTGGTTTTTTACCCAAAAAAAAAAGGAAAATACAATTGAGTAATTTATCAAAATATAATAGAACGATCATCTTATATGAATCTCCTCATAGATTATTACGGACATTAAACGACTTAAAAGATTTTTTTGGATTAAAAAGAAAAATTGTTATCTGTAAAGAAATATCTAAAATGTTTCAGGAAACCTTAAGAGGAACTATTGAAGACATGATTCTACATTATGAAAATATAAAGAAAGTATTGGGAGAATATGTCATAATTATAGATAGAAAGCTCTAA